One Chroococcidiopsis sp. TS-821 genomic window carries:
- a CDS encoding SDR family oxidoreductase gives MTILVVGATGTLGRQVVRRALDEGYKVRCLVRNPKKATFLKEWGAELVAGNLCYPDTLPPALAGITAIIDAATARATDSLSIKQVDWEGKVALIQAAKAAGVERYIFFSLLDADRHPDVPLMEIKRCTELFLAEAGLNYTILRLCGFMQGLIGQYAIPILEGQAVWITGESSPIAYMDTQDIAKFAVRALSVPETEKQTFPVVGTRAWSAEEIIDLCERLSGKEARITRMPINLLRTMRRVLRFFQWGWNVADRLAFTEVLANGKPLDAPMEEVYQVFGLDPTETTTLESYMQEYFARILKKLRELDYEKTKTKKKQTPKKTPFKS, from the coding sequence ATGACTATATTAGTTGTCGGTGCTACTGGCACCTTGGGAAGACAAGTAGTTCGCCGTGCTCTCGATGAGGGGTATAAGGTACGCTGTCTTGTAAGAAATCCTAAGAAAGCCACTTTTTTAAAAGAATGGGGCGCTGAACTGGTAGCCGGTAATTTGTGCTATCCAGATACTTTACCTCCAGCGCTTGCGGGTATAACTGCAATTATTGACGCAGCCACAGCTCGCGCTACCGATTCCCTGAGCATCAAACAAGTTGATTGGGAGGGGAAAGTCGCGCTTATCCAAGCAGCTAAAGCTGCTGGTGTCGAGCGTTATATATTCTTCTCGCTACTAGACGCAGATCGGCATCCTGATGTCCCGCTTATGGAAATCAAGCGATGTACTGAGCTATTTTTAGCAGAAGCTGGTTTAAACTATACGATTTTGCGACTCTGTGGCTTTATGCAGGGGTTGATTGGACAGTACGCAATTCCAATTTTGGAAGGACAAGCCGTATGGATTACAGGGGAGTCTTCGCCGATCGCCTACATGGATACGCAAGATATTGCTAAATTCGCGGTTCGCGCTCTGTCAGTTCCAGAAACAGAAAAACAAACTTTTCCAGTAGTCGGAACTCGTGCTTGGAGTGCGGAAGAAATTATTGATTTATGCGAACGGCTATCGGGTAAAGAGGCGCGCATTACGCGAATGCCAATCAATTTACTACGGACAATGCGCCGCGTACTCCGCTTTTTTCAATGGGGATGGAACGTTGCCGACCGCTTAGCTTTTACTGAAGTCTTAGCAAATGGCAAACCCTTGGATGCTCCCATGGAGGAAGTTTATCAAGTCTTTGGGTTAGATCCAACAGAAACCACAACCCTGGAAAGTTATATGCAAGAGTACTTTGCCAGAATATTGAAGAAATTGCGAGAACTCGATTACGAAAAAACCAAAACAAAAAAGAAGCAAACTCCCAAGAAAACGCCGTTTAAGAGTTAA